In Rhineura floridana isolate rRhiFlo1 chromosome 22, rRhiFlo1.hap2, whole genome shotgun sequence, a single genomic region encodes these proteins:
- the APOA2 gene encoding apolipoprotein A-II, protein MKVFALVILLVSIYSMEGAVVKRQAEGGAPDPALGELLESVSQTVSQYFTEELVNEAKIEGLKAQAATYFQQLKEQLNPTALTEQLRENTSQFFTKLVEALKKGTQ, encoded by the exons ATGAAGGTGTTTGCCCTGGTGATCCTGTTAGTCAGCATCTACTCCATGGAAG GTGCTGTAGTGAAACGGCAAGCTGAAGGCGGCGCTCCGGACCCCGCCCTCGGAGAGCTTCTTGAAAGCGTCAGCCAGACTGTCTCTCAGTACTTTACTGAAGAACTGGTGAATGAGGCAAAGATAGAAGGACTTAAAGCCCAAGCAGC GACTTACTTTCAGCAGTTAAAGGAGCAGCTGAATCCTACCGCCCTCACTGAACAATTGAGGGAGAATACTTCCCAATTCttcaccaagctggtggaggcccTCAAGAAAGGGACCCAGTAA
- the POLR2G gene encoding DNA-directed RNA polymerase II subunit RPB7 isoform X1 produces MFYHISLEHEILLHPRYFGPNLLNTVKQKLFTEVEGTCTGKYGFVIAVTTIDNIGAGVIQPGRGFVLYPVKYKAIVFRPFKGEVVDAVVTQVNKVGLFTEIGPMSCFISRHSIPSEMEFDPNSNPPCYKTVDEDIVIQQDDEIRLKIVGTRVDKNDIFAIGSLMDDYLGLVS; encoded by the exons ATGTTTTATCAT ATCTCCTTGGAACACGAAATCTTACTGCACCCGCGTTACTTTGGGCCCAATCTGCTCAACACAGTTAAGCAAAAGCTGTTTACCGAAGTGGAAGGGACCTGCACGGGCAA GTATGGCTTTGTAATCGCCGTTACTACCATCGACAACATTGGTGCAGGGGTGATCCAACCCGGGCGTGGCTTTGTCCTGTACCCAGTCAAATACAAGGCCATTGTCTTCAGGCCTTTCAAGGGGGAAGTGGTTGATGCTGTTGTGACTCAGGTGAACAAG GTCGGACTCTTCACTGAAATTGGGCCCATGTCTTGCTTCATTTCGCGACAT TCTATTCCCTCTGAAATGGAGTTCGACCCCAACTCCAACCCGCCGTGCTACAAGACAGTCGATGAG GATATTGTCATCCAGCAAGATGACGAGATCAGGCTGAAGATTGTGGGGACCCGAGTAGACAAGAACGATATT TTTGCTATTGGGTCACTCATGGACGATTATCTCG GTCTTGTCAGCTGA
- the POLR2G gene encoding DNA-directed RNA polymerase II subunit RPB7 isoform X2 has translation MFYHISLEHEILLHPRYFGPNLLNTVKQKLFTEVEGTCTGKYGFVIAVTTIDNIGAGVIQPGRGFVLYPVKYKAIVFRPFKGEVVDAVVTQVNKSIPSEMEFDPNSNPPCYKTVDEDIVIQQDDEIRLKIVGTRVDKNDIFAIGSLMDDYLGLVS, from the exons ATGTTTTATCAT ATCTCCTTGGAACACGAAATCTTACTGCACCCGCGTTACTTTGGGCCCAATCTGCTCAACACAGTTAAGCAAAAGCTGTTTACCGAAGTGGAAGGGACCTGCACGGGCAA GTATGGCTTTGTAATCGCCGTTACTACCATCGACAACATTGGTGCAGGGGTGATCCAACCCGGGCGTGGCTTTGTCCTGTACCCAGTCAAATACAAGGCCATTGTCTTCAGGCCTTTCAAGGGGGAAGTGGTTGATGCTGTTGTGACTCAGGTGAACAAG TCTATTCCCTCTGAAATGGAGTTCGACCCCAACTCCAACCCGCCGTGCTACAAGACAGTCGATGAG GATATTGTCATCCAGCAAGATGACGAGATCAGGCTGAAGATTGTGGGGACCCGAGTAGACAAGAACGATATT TTTGCTATTGGGTCACTCATGGACGATTATCTCG GTCTTGTCAGCTGA